The genomic region GCGTCCTTAGGTTTATGAGTGAGATCCTTAATCCAAGACTTGCCTACTTCATTGAGAATGAGGGTGTTGTACTTAAGCCAAGCGGCGTTAGGGCTAGGAGGGAGATGTATAGGTACTTCTTTGATCAAATGTCCATGATACCCGACGAGAAGCATTACTTAGTAATTAACCAGGTAAATGAGGAACCCATCGGCGTGCTTGACGAGGCATTCGTGGCCGAGTATGGGGAACCTGGCGTTAAGTTCGTGTTTAGAGGCGGTGTCTGGGTTTTGCAGAAAATAGTTGGTGATACGATCTACGTGGCGCCTGCCAAGGACACAATAGGCGCAATACCATCATGGGTTGGTGAGGAAATACCTGTACCATTCGAAGTCGCTCAAGACGTTGGTAGTATTAAGGAGGAGATGAGCAATTACATAACTAAGGTTGGGCCTGAGGTAACGACTGACATGTTTGCAATGAAGCTTGGCGTTTCGAGGGACACGGTTAAGTACGTGGTGGATAAGGTAATGGAGCACATGGAGAGTGGTGTCCCAATGCCATCGCATAGGCTCATTCTCCTCGAGCGCGTCGGGGACTTGATAGTGCTTTATACGCATGGCGGTACATTAGTTAATAGGACAATAGCCAGGATACTCGGTGAAGTATTAACAGAGAGACTTGGTTATCCTGTAGGTGTTCAGCAGGATGCCTATGCGGTAATAATACAGTTACCAAGGCCTGGCATTGATACGGCGCTCATCGTACATACCATAATGGATGTCGCTAATATGGATGAGAGAACATTCATTGACTATGCAATGAGGGCGATAACTAGGACGGGCATCTTCAAGAGGAAGTTTGTTCACGTTGCCCGAAGGTTCAACGTGATTAAGAAGGATAGGGAGTTGAGTGATTTAGCAATAACGAACTTAGTGGAACTTTATAAGGGGTCGCCAGTATTTACGGAGACCCTTAAGGAGGTTCTTACGAGGGATTTTGACCTGGATAATACGTACTTATTCCTAAAATCATTAATCAATGGTGAGAGGAAATTGGTAACTGTTGAGAGGAGTGAGTTTAGTCCGATGAGTAGGGAGATTGTGGATAAAATAAGTCATAGGCTTGAGGTGATGGCTCCGGAGAGACTCGATAAGTTGGTTAGGGAGAGTGTTAAGGCTAGGTTATTAAATGAGTCGATGACGCTTGTATGCCTTAACTGCGGCTGGGTTGGTTCAGCCAGGAATAAAGACCTACCAGACAAACCCAAGTGTCCCAGGTGTGGTTCGGAGAGACTTGGTGCGTTGAAGATTGATGAGGAGAAGATTAGGCAGGTTGTTGAGAGGTGGAGGGAGGGTAAGGCTAGGTCTGAGGATAATGAAATTATTGAGTACATAAATAGGACGGCGGAACTCGTTAGTAAATACGGCAAGCTTGCCGTGCTTGCACTATCTAGTAGGGTTAGGATTGACGATATTGAGGAGTTTCTACCAAGGATAGGCGATATTGATAAGTTAGTGCTGGTGGTTCATGAACTCGAAAAGAGGGAATTAAGGAGGAGGTTCATGGAGTGATGCCTCATAAACAGCCTTAATCAATGCCTCCTCATTCTCATTGGCATGAACCCTTCTTAACTCAACGAACCTCCTATAAACCTCCACGACCTTCTCAATCCTAAACCTCTCACAGTCATTATTCACGCACATGCTAAAGGGTGGTACATCCTTCCTAATAAGCCCAATGACACTGCTCCCCTGCCCAATGTACTTACCGCTCATTATTGACGTGTTAATCCCCACCTTAACCCAATCACCAATTATTGAACCAAGCTTAATCATGCCTGTGTCAATACCCATGTACCTAATAATGCCTATCGTATTTTTTAAATTCGAGGTTACCGAGCCAGCCCCAATATTAACCCACCTGCCCACGTAGGAATCACCCAGGTAACTAAAGTGCTCCTTAAGGCTGTGCATATCCACTATCGAATTCTTAACCTCACCACCAACTGCATTATTCATATACAGTACCGTGCCCTCCCTAATGTATGCATGAGGCAATACCCTAGAACCTGGACCGAGCAGTGATGGACCCTTAATATAAGTTAATGGTTCAATGATTGTATTTATTGCTATTACATTACCTGCCCTCTCATCAATAATGGCATTACTTGAGACGTCAGAGTCCACGGTCTTATCACCAATGATTTTTACTAAGTACTTAGAATTACTGCGGAGTAATTCAGTATTCCATTTAATTATGGACCAAATGCCATTAGCCACTGGTAAATCACAATTATTGATTACATCTTTCGCACCTGTTTCACGCCCATTAGTAATACTTAGGAGAACCTTATCGTTACATTTAATCTCGGCTTCCGTCCTCGTATTAACAATCAATTTATTTAATACATCTATTTGAGGGATTAATGACGTATATATCCACAGGGTTGTCCCACTTATATCCTCGATATTATGTATATACCTTACTGAATACTTTAGGTTAAGTTTAGACAATATTGAATCAGCAATACCTTGCCAATACCTAGCCAGATAATCGCGGGTAACAACGTATATATTCACATCATATCCAAGGTTCATTAACCATAATGCCACGTGTTCGTAGTATCGAAGACCACCAATTATTAAGTCACTGAGCGGTGTACTAATTGATAATGGGTAATAGTTCCTGTGGTTGTCCTCTATTATCACAACATTATCAAACTGCACAATAAGTATTTCAGCCATAATTATTAAGGTTTATTCGCACTCTGTTTCTCAAGCACTAACTCTAAGTACGTCTTTCTCTCGATCCAATCCCTCTTAAGACCCAACCTATCCCCGAGTTGGAGCACCTCTTCTGTGGCTTTATTTATTAACTCTTTATCATTAACCATGGTCTCCACCTCAACAAAACTACCTAGACCCTCAACCGTGTCTATGTAAATCGTGAAGTTCTCATAATTATAAATATCCCTCCTCTTCACAACCCTAGCCACCTCCTTAAACTCGAGTCTCCTAAGAATCTCAAGGAGATTGTCAAGATCATTAACAGTAACGCTCAATTCCTCACGAGTCTTACCAACACTGCCAATACGTGGACCCTTGTACGTTAGCACCACGGTGCCATCACCATATACCCTAACCCTAAGCGCCTCGTCAGTTTTCGCAAAGTCTCTAATTGGGCTATTAAAGTATATGTCAGTTTCCTCAGTATGTTCAAGAAACCTCGCATTCAGTGATTTCAGCTTATCTTTAATTACATCATGGCTCGGGATCCTGTACTTAACCTCAACTTCAAACACGGCATTATAGCCGCGCCTACTAATTTATAAACTATGCCCTGGCTTATTGTTTAATTAAATTATTAAACAATAAACGGTATTAATGAACAGAGAATTTATAAATTATTTAAAATAAACATTATAACGATGGATAAGGAATACCAAGTCTTCATCAGGGAGTCCACGGGTTTGGTTAAGGAGGCTGGTTTTTGGGATGCTGTGTCGATAAACATCGCCAACATGTCAATAGGCGCGGCCCTTGGCACAGTGGGCTTCACATTGGCTGCCCTACCAACAGTGGCTGGTGCAAATCTGGTATATGCTTCGCTCATAGCTGCTCTCTTTGCATTGCCACAAGTGATTGTTTATTCAACATTGATTAAGTACATACCGAGGGTCGGTGGTGATTACGTATGGCTAGGAAGAGCCCTAGGACCAAAACTAGCCTGGCTAACCAACGGATTAGTACTTGGCTTCATAATAGAGAGCCTGGCATACTATGCATTAATAGCCTTCGCAGCCGTTTTTCAATTAGAGTCAGTATTACCGGTATTAGGCATTGATGCTTCACTAACAACTCTTCAGGAGATTGGTATAGGCGTTGCCTTCTTTGCCGTGATAGTTCTGGCCAATATACTAGGTACTAAGTATGGTATTAAACTAATGACAGCATTAACCACGGTATCCCTGCTCGGTTTAATAATCGTCATCATAATGCTCCTAACAACGCCGAAGTCTCAAGTCATTAGTGCAGTATCCTCATTATTGCCGTCTGGTTACACGTATGCGAAGGTTGCCGGCAGCTATTCGGGACCCTCGTTCTCAATGAATACAATACTAATGCTATTGCCCTTCTTCGCAATTTACGTTTACCCATGGTTGAATGCCGGACCTGCGATTGCCTCAGAAATTAAGGGTAAGAGTGCATTGCGTTGGAATATACCAAGCGCCTTCATACTAACCCTAGCCCTACTAACTATAGGGTTCGAGGCTATGTATTATTCGTTGGGCTTTAGCTTTGTTACTGCGGCGTTGTCTAATCCTGACCTTAATGGTGTTATTAACTTCTGGACAATAGCAATGGCGGTTTCACATAGTGTGGTTTTAAGTTGGTTTATAGGAATTTCATCAATCACTTGGTATCTAGCTATCTTAGCCTATGGTGCTATCGTCGTTGTTAGGTACTGGTTCGCGCTGGCCTTCGACAGGGTTTGGCCGAGCGCCTTCGCCTACATAAGCCCGAGGTTCGGAACACCAATATACGCACACCTATTCGACTTAGCAGTAACGGCATCCTTAATCGCCGCAGCTGGGTTCCTCTATAGCACATTCACTGCGCTGTATGGTGCTGTTGTTGAGGCGATAATATATTACATGGTAGTCGGTATTGCTGCAGTAATACTTGCGGCGATTAGGTACTCGTCATTTAACATAAGTAATAAGTCTAGGGTTGTCTTGATAGTATTCGGCACATTAATGGCTGGCGTAATGGCATATTTGACCTATGAGTTCCTAGCTTACCCACAGATTTGGGGCGGTAACTGGCTCGCCTACGGTGTTGAGCTTGGAGCCGTGGTATTGGGAATCACCGTGTATTTAATATCGCGTTATATCAATATTAGGAGGTTTGGTATTGACATATCCGTGGCTTATGCCGAAATACCACCTGAGTGATTATTAAAAAATTGAATGTTAATTATCAATTATCAGATAATTAATAAAACTTTAATAGAGCAGAAACACGGAATATTTTGTATGGCGAATACAACCGTTTGGTTAGTCGTTGGCTTAATAATAGGTCTTGTAATTGGCGTGGCAATTGGCTATGCAGTTATGCCGCCTAAGGTAATTACTAAAACAGTTACTGTTACTAAATACGTTAATGTAACCACCCCTGTTACCACCACAACCACGGTATCAACAGCTCCCTTCGCCGTTGGCGCCGCTGGCACTCTGAAGTTCGCATTTACGGACATCCTCAATGTCATGCAGAGCATGTATCCAGGCATAACAATAGCCCCCGCCATGTTTAAGGGTAGTGGTGAGGTTGCCCATACGGAGGCAACCACTCAACAATTCAGTGTTGTGGCCTCTGCAGACACCACAACAATACCCTCCGTATTATTCCCTAACTACACTAATTATGAAATTGCCTTTGGAATTACGCAGATGGTCATAATAGTCAATCTAAATACCACGGCTGGGCAGGAGGTCTATCAACTATGGAAGCAAGCCCAGTCATACCCACCAATGTCTGCGCAGTACAATGAGACTTGGCAAGAGATTTGGCAGATAATAGCCCTTAACTCAAGCACAGTTGTTGGTGTCTCAAATCCATTCACAGACCCCTCAGGTTACCAGGCTCAGTGTGTCGTTAAGTTGGCGGGCTTGGCGTTCTTCAACAATGCCTCTTACCTATACGATGCGATTTATGGGAACCCAAGTAAGTACATGATGAGGAATACGGAGATAGACCTACTAACGCTAATGGCCTCTGGGCAGGTGGACTTCATACTATCGGCCTACGAGAGCAATGCAATACCACAGACCCAGACGTACCATAATACCGTATTCATAACGCTACCGCCATTCATAAACCTCGGTAACCTAAGCTATGTTAATTACTATCACCAGGTTAGTGTCACCTGGACTGAGAATGGCGTCACGAAGACCTTTGCGTGTAACCCCGTTGTTTACACAATAACGATACCGTTCCAGGCACCGAATAAGCAGGCTGCAGAGTACTTCCTACTACTGCTCTATAGCCCGATTGGTCAAAAGATACTTGAGGAGAATGGTATTCAACCAATAATGCCTGGCATTGTTTACGGTAATTACAGCGCTGTGCCTAATGCAATTAAACCCTTTGTTGCACCATTAAGCCAGTATCCACAGTATGCGTCCATATTCCCAAGCCAGGGCTAAGGGAATTAGTAGCATGAATTTATTAAAAATGAACATACCCATTATTCTAATCCTGTTAATCTCCATATTCATATTCTCAATCCTCATAATTTACCCATTAGCCCTACTCATAGTCCTGGGCTTCCCAATGATACCAAAGGCCCTCTCCGTGGTTAGCTTCCTACAGGCGATTGAGGTGACGGTGGTCATGTCGACGCTATCAGCCATAATAGCGATAATTATGGGGACGCCAATAGCCTATGTAATGGCTAGGTACGACTTCCACCTAAAGAGTGTAGTGGATGCTGTGATTGACATACCAATAATGATACCCCACATAATCGTTGGGATCATGGTCGTGCTAGCCTTCGCCTCCTACTACGGTCTTGGCCCATTCCTAAAGGCTCACGGCATTAACTTCATAAACACTCTTTGGGGTGCCACAACCGCTGTTGCCTTTCTCTCGTCGACGTACTACATTAGGGTTGTTGAGGCGTCGATTAGGATGATAAACCCTGAAATGGAGGCTGTTGCGAGGACCCTAGGGGCTAGTCCATTAAGGGTCTTCACATCGATCATACTTCCCAGGATTTGGAGGTCTATGGCGACGGGCGCCATACTATCGTGGGCTAGGTCAGTCTCCGAGGCTGGTGCTCTATTCATTGTTGCCTACTATGTGCTGTTTGGTAAGAACCTTGTTTACCCAGCCTCGGTATACATCTACGAGAGTTACGTGGGTATTGGCTTAGTAAATGCTGTGGAGTTTTCAGCGGCGCTCGTTGCGGTCATGCTCATAATATTCATCATCTATAGGGTCCTGGTTAGCTTAGGTGGTGGTAATGCCTGGTATGGTTGAGTTAAGGAATGTGGTCGTGCGGCTTAGATACTTCACCCTAGGCCCAATAAACACGGTTTTTGAACGCGAAACATACAACGTGATTCTCGGGCCCACGGGATCGGGTAAGAGTACGTTACTTAAGACGATAGCGGGCATCTATAAGGTTAGTGAGGGCAATGTGGTAATTGATGGCATCGACGTATCCAAGGAACCGCCGGAGACTCGTAATGTATCCTACGTACCTCAGGGTTATGCGATTTTTGACCACATGACTGTTTATGAGAATATTGAGTATGGGCTTAGGTTCAAAGGCATCCCTAAGCCGGAGAGACGTAGACTTATTATAGAGATTGCCAAGGACCTAGGCATTGATTACTTACTTAATAGAAGGGCCGTTAATTTAAGTGGTGGTGAGCAACAGAGGGTTGCGTTGGCTAGGGCCCTCGTTATTAAGCCAAAGGTCTTACTACTGGATGAACCCCTCTCAATGCTTGATAGAGAGACCAGGGATAGGATAATATTGATGCTCAGGGAGTTGCCCAAGAAATATGGTATTACCGTGGTTCACGTGACTCATGATTGGGATGAGGCATACTCATTGGCTGATAAGGTGTATATCATGAATGAAGGCAAGGTACTGGAAGAGGGGGACCCCGAGCAGGTATTTAATAAACCAAGGAGTGTTTTCACAGCTCGGTTCCTGGGCTTCCAGAACATTATAAGAGGTTCTGCTAAGGGTAACCTTGTGGTACTTAATGGTGAAGTCAAATTGAGTATTAATGGTGAGGCTGATGGTGAGGTTTATGTTTGCATTAGGCCTGAGTGGATTAAGGTTATGGTAGATAATGGCGTTGGCTTAGAGGGTCATAATGTTCTTAGGGGTATTGTTGATGAGGTGATTAGGAGTAGGATTGGTTACCAATTATTGGTTTCAGTGGGCAGGGGATTAGTATTAACTGCATTATCCGCCACGGCCTTTAAACCTGGTGATAGGGTCCTACTTATCATACCAAGTGAGAATGTTCATGTTATTAAGAGTAATGAGACTGTTAAAGTATAGTCACTATTCAGATAAATATTTTTCATGCATCTTCTATATTGGTCGATTGTCGAATTCATCTTCAGAAATTAATATAAATCCTTAAGCTTAACGTTACGTGATGAGCGAGGAATCAAGTAAATGGTTTAAGATAGCAATTGAGGCATCAAGGAGGTATGGAGGAAAGATAATGGTATTACCTAAGGTGCCCGTTAGGAGTCTGCAGGATTTCTCAATATGGTATACGCCAGGCGTTGCCGCAGTTTCCAAGGAAATAAATGCCAATATCGATAAGTCCTTTGAGTACACATGGAGGTGGAACGCAATCGCGGTTTTAACTGATGGTAGTAGGGTCCTTGGGCTTGGTAATGTTGGTCCAGAGGCGGCAATGCCAGTCATGGAGGGTAAATCACTCCTCTTTAAGTATCTTGGTGGTGTTGACGCAGTACCACTACCTATTAGGGTAAAGACCCAGGAGGATATCGTCAACGTTGCTAAAGCCATAGAACCAGCCTTTGGCGGCATAAATCTTGAGGATATTGAGTCGCCTAAATGCTTCTATGTACTTGATAAGTTAAGGGAGGAGTTGAAAATAGCCGTTTGGCATGATGATCAACAGGGGACGGCAGGTGCGATATTGGCCGGCCTAATAAATGCCTTTAAGGTTGTCGGTAAGAAACTTGAGAATTCAACAATTGCACTAATAGGTGCTGGTGCGTCTAATATAGCCGCCGCCAGAATATTGATAAAGTACGGCGTTAAGCCAGGCAATATAATACTCGTTGATAGTAAAGGAATACTACACCCTGAGAGGGAGGACATGGACAAGCTAATGCTTACTAATCCGTGGAAATATGAATTAGCGATAAAGACCAATGCGGAGAGGAGAAAGGGTGGCATTAAGGAGGCGCTCGTGGGTGTTGACGCCGTCATTGCAGCATCCGTTCAGGGACCTGGCGTGATTAAGAAGGAATGGATTAGGGCAATGAATAAGGACCCAATAATCTTTGCCCTAGCGAACCCAATACCGGAGATCTGGCCCTGGGAGGCTAAGGAGGCTGGTGCTAAGGTTGTGGCGACGGGTAGGAGTGACTTCCCCAACCAGGTCAATAACTCCCTGGTATTTCCCGGAGTCTTCAGGGGCGCGCTGGATGCTAGGGTTAGGACCATAACTGATGAGATGGTTATTGCCGCAGCCCAGGAGATTGCCAACTTCGTTGGTGATCAATTAAGTGAGAATAAGATATTACCTACAATGGAGGAATGGGACTTTTACCCGAGGGTTGCGGCTGCTGTTGCAGTGAAGGCTGCGGAGCAGGGTGTCGCCAGGAGGTCACTAACCTGGAAGGATGAGTATAACATGGCTAAGGAGATCATTGCAAATGCCAGGTTAATGATTGAGACGCTTTATGGTAAGGGATTAATAAGGGATTTACTTAGTGACTTAGTGTGATGTTATACAGAGTCCTTAATTTGCTCCAATAATGAAATCACTTGCCAGAAGATAACCCTACTAAAAAGTGGCATGTTTGGGTCTGCCAATGCCTCGTCGAGTATGCTAATGACTGTTGACGCCTTAAGGCCTGGGCTCATGTTTGGGTCCATCAAAACCCTAACAGCCTCACTAGCCGCTCTCCTAATGTTCCTTGGAATGCCCATGTCCTGAACAACCCTGGTTAAGTAGTATAGGGCCTGTTTTATTCTCTCATCCGTTTCATCCCTGCTCAATCCAGGGGTTTGCCTGCTTGACATATTTTTCACCACTAGAAAGGACCTCTTTGCTGAGCAATCGTTGATAATCAAATATAAAAACATTTTCTTTGCTTAATTCATTGAATAACCTATGGTATTCATATTTTTTCAGGGGTTAGATATGCATGAATTATTTGCGTCTTTATGAACATGACAATGGTTAATTGATTTTTAAATAGGTGTGTGAGAAAGATAATTATGTAAAGTAATTAGGTGCGATATGAATATTTTTATAACAAGCGAATGTTTTTTAAATGGGTTCAGCGGGTACTTCATTGATGTCAATAACCGAGGAGATAGACCAGACTGATATTGAGATTTTAAAGATGTTGCAGGATGATTGCAGGATAACACTTGACGAAATGGCTAATAAGTTAAAGATTTCGAAATCAACGGTTTACTATAGGATCAAGAAGCTCGAGAGACTGGGCATAATACTTGGCTGTCATGCTAAGTTAAGCCCTGAGAAGATGGGTAAGGACTACGTCGCGGTAATACTCGTTAAGGCTAAGTACGGCCCTGGTTATCACGATAAGGTTGGTCAGAAGTTGGCGGGTATTAATGGTGTGACGGCTGTTTACTACATATTTGGTGAGTGGGACTTTGTGCTTCAGGTTAGGGCTAGTGGTAAGGACGAGATTCTCAGGATTCTTGAGCAGATAATGAATATGGAGGAGGTTGAGAGGACGTCAACGCTTATAGTGGCTAAGGTGATTAAGGAAGATCCAAGACTACCCATTTGAGGGAATACAGCCTATTCATAATGTTAAAAAACAGGGAGGAGTAAGTTTAACTACTTGTTTCCTAATTAACCCATAATGGAATTAGCATTTTGGTTATTAGACATTACCTACGGCGTTATCGGCAACACGCCAGAGTTAAGGTTATTCGGTATTACGGATGATGGTAAGAGGGTCCTCGTTTTAGATAGGTCATTTAGGCCGTACTTCTACGTAATACCGTCAGGTGACGTCAATGCCGTTTTTAATAACGTTAAGCGCAAGTTGGAGGGTAAGGTATTGAATGTGGAGGTTATTAAGCGTAAGATGTTCGGTAACGAGGTTGACGCCATTAGGGTTACCGCGACAATACCTGAGAAGGTTAGGGAGCTTAGGGAGCTTGCCGCCGAGGTTCCTGGCGTTGAGGATGTGCTTGAGGCAGACATTAGGTTCTCACAGAGGTATTTACTGGACATGGGTGTTAAGCCGAGTAATTGGATTGTCGTTGATCAGTGTGAGGAGGTTAAGGGTAATTACCAGGTTGACCTGGTCTGCTTGGCTAAGTCAAGGCCTAGAATGATTGAGGAACATAAATTACCTAGTTTCAGGGTACTTGCGTTTGATATCGAGGTTTATAACCCGAGGGGTATGCCTAACCCTGATAGGGACCCCGTCATAATAATATCGACCATGACTAAGGAGGATGGCGTTAAGATGTTTGTGGTGGACGATAATAAGAATGACGCTAAGATAATCAGGGAGTTCCTAGATTACTTCAGGAAGTACGACCCCGACATTGTGGTTGGCT from Vulcanisaeta distributa DSM 14429 harbors:
- a CDS encoding DEAD/DEAH box helicase gives rise to the protein MYSVGAMSNYEVKSSTSSRELDDVYRLLHPIIQSALIEKGFLRATEPQKLAIPKILSGRNVLIIAPTGSGKTEAAVLPVLSMLRWGMDKGEFADKGIYILYVTPLRALNRDLLDRLVWWGERVGIKVGVRHGDTDQSDRVKQSRDPPQMLITTPETLQAILAGKRLREHLMKLRWIIVDEIHEFAEDKRGTQLALTLERIKWLIGRKPQIIGLSATVGSPEEVAKFLVGDGDECDIVQSSIVREMKMDVLHPEPTKEDEEMAKNVYLYPDAVARLRVIKDLVSNNGATIVFVNTRSMAELLMYRFTMLGYDSVGIHHSSLSKVSRITTERAFKDGKLKAVIATSSLELGIDIGHVDFVIQYLSPHQVIRLVQRIGRSGHRLDKVPRGVVITEDLNDTLEAVAIINRAKSGLLEATQIPDKPYDVLVHQIVSLLMIKSKWTIDELYDLIRRAYPYRKLSIEELKGVLRFMSEILNPRLAYFIENEGVVLKPSGVRARREMYRYFFDQMSMIPDEKHYLVINQVNEEPIGVLDEAFVAEYGEPGVKFVFRGGVWVLQKIVGDTIYVAPAKDTIGAIPSWVGEEIPVPFEVAQDVGSIKEEMSNYITKVGPEVTTDMFAMKLGVSRDTVKYVVDKVMEHMESGVPMPSHRLILLERVGDLIVLYTHGGTLVNRTIARILGEVLTERLGYPVGVQQDAYAVIIQLPRPGIDTALIVHTIMDVANMDERTFIDYAMRAITRTGIFKRKFVHVARRFNVIKKDRELSDLAITNLVELYKGSPVFTETLKEVLTRDFDLDNTYLFLKSLINGERKLVTVERSEFSPMSREIVDKISHRLEVMAPERLDKLVRESVKARLLNESMTLVCLNCGWVGSARNKDLPDKPKCPRCGSERLGALKIDEEKIRQVVERWREGKARSEDNEIIEYINRTAELVSKYGKLAVLALSSRVRIDDIEEFLPRIGDIDKLVLVVHELEKRELRRRFME
- the cyaB gene encoding class IV adenylate cyclase, which encodes MFEVEVKYRIPSHDVIKDKLKSLNARFLEHTEETDIYFNSPIRDFAKTDEALRVRVYGDGTVVLTYKGPRIGSVGKTREELSVTVNDLDNLLEILRRLEFKEVARVVKRRDIYNYENFTIYIDTVEGLGSFVEVETMVNDKELINKATEEVLQLGDRLGLKRDWIERKTYLELVLEKQSANKP
- a CDS encoding APC family permease, whose product is MDKEYQVFIRESTGLVKEAGFWDAVSINIANMSIGAALGTVGFTLAALPTVAGANLVYASLIAALFALPQVIVYSTLIKYIPRVGGDYVWLGRALGPKLAWLTNGLVLGFIIESLAYYALIAFAAVFQLESVLPVLGIDASLTTLQEIGIGVAFFAVIVLANILGTKYGIKLMTALTTVSLLGLIIVIIMLLTTPKSQVISAVSSLLPSGYTYAKVAGSYSGPSFSMNTILMLLPFFAIYVYPWLNAGPAIASEIKGKSALRWNIPSAFILTLALLTIGFEAMYYSLGFSFVTAALSNPDLNGVINFWTIAMAVSHSVVLSWFIGISSITWYLAILAYGAIVVVRYWFALAFDRVWPSAFAYISPRFGTPIYAHLFDLAVTASLIAAAGFLYSTFTALYGAVVEAIIYYMVVGIAAVILAAIRYSSFNISNKSRVVLIVFGTLMAGVMAYLTYEFLAYPQIWGGNWLAYGVELGAVVLGITVYLISRYINIRRFGIDISVAYAEIPPE
- a CDS encoding substrate-binding domain-containing protein, producing MANTTVWLVVGLIIGLVIGVAIGYAVMPPKVITKTVTVTKYVNVTTPVTTTTTVSTAPFAVGAAGTLKFAFTDILNVMQSMYPGITIAPAMFKGSGEVAHTEATTQQFSVVASADTTTIPSVLFPNYTNYEIAFGITQMVIIVNLNTTAGQEVYQLWKQAQSYPPMSAQYNETWQEIWQIIALNSSTVVGVSNPFTDPSGYQAQCVVKLAGLAFFNNASYLYDAIYGNPSKYMMRNTEIDLLTLMASGQVDFILSAYESNAIPQTQTYHNTVFITLPPFINLGNLSYVNYYHQVSVTWTENGVTKTFACNPVVYTITIPFQAPNKQAAEYFLLLLYSPIGQKILEENGIQPIMPGIVYGNYSAVPNAIKPFVAPLSQYPQYASIFPSQG
- a CDS encoding ABC transporter permease; the protein is MRPYSQARAKGISSMNLLKMNIPIILILLISIFIFSILIIYPLALLIVLGFPMIPKALSVVSFLQAIEVTVVMSTLSAIIAIIMGTPIAYVMARYDFHLKSVVDAVIDIPIMIPHIIVGIMVVLAFASYYGLGPFLKAHGINFINTLWGATTAVAFLSSTYYIRVVEASIRMINPEMEAVARTLGASPLRVFTSIILPRIWRSMATGAILSWARSVSEAGALFIVAYYVLFGKNLVYPASVYIYESYVGIGLVNAVEFSAALVAVMLIIFIIYRVLVSLGGGNAWYG
- a CDS encoding ABC transporter ATP-binding protein; its protein translation is MPGMVELRNVVVRLRYFTLGPINTVFERETYNVILGPTGSGKSTLLKTIAGIYKVSEGNVVIDGIDVSKEPPETRNVSYVPQGYAIFDHMTVYENIEYGLRFKGIPKPERRRLIIEIAKDLGIDYLLNRRAVNLSGGEQQRVALARALVIKPKVLLLDEPLSMLDRETRDRIILMLRELPKKYGITVVHVTHDWDEAYSLADKVYIMNEGKVLEEGDPEQVFNKPRSVFTARFLGFQNIIRGSAKGNLVVLNGEVKLSINGEADGEVYVCIRPEWIKVMVDNGVGLEGHNVLRGIVDEVIRSRIGYQLLVSVGRGLVLTALSATAFKPGDRVLLIIPSENVHVIKSNETVKV
- a CDS encoding NAD(P)-dependent malic enzyme, encoding MSEESSKWFKIAIEASRRYGGKIMVLPKVPVRSLQDFSIWYTPGVAAVSKEINANIDKSFEYTWRWNAIAVLTDGSRVLGLGNVGPEAAMPVMEGKSLLFKYLGGVDAVPLPIRVKTQEDIVNVAKAIEPAFGGINLEDIESPKCFYVLDKLREELKIAVWHDDQQGTAGAILAGLINAFKVVGKKLENSTIALIGAGASNIAAARILIKYGVKPGNIILVDSKGILHPEREDMDKLMLTNPWKYELAIKTNAERRKGGIKEALVGVDAVIAASVQGPGVIKKEWIRAMNKDPIIFALANPIPEIWPWEAKEAGAKVVATGRSDFPNQVNNSLVFPGVFRGALDARVRTITDEMVIAAAQEIANFVGDQLSENKILPTMEEWDFYPRVAAAVAVKAAEQGVARRSLTWKDEYNMAKEIIANARLMIETLYGKGLIRDLLSDLV
- a CDS encoding UPF0147 family protein produces the protein MSSRQTPGLSRDETDERIKQALYYLTRVVQDMGIPRNIRRAASEAVRVLMDPNMSPGLKASTVISILDEALADPNMPLFSRVIFWQVISLLEQIKDSV
- a CDS encoding Lrp/AsnC family transcriptional regulator, with the translated sequence MSITEEIDQTDIEILKMLQDDCRITLDEMANKLKISKSTVYYRIKKLERLGIILGCHAKLSPEKMGKDYVAVILVKAKYGPGYHDKVGQKLAGINGVTAVYYIFGEWDFVLQVRASGKDEILRILEQIMNMEEVERTSTLIVAKVIKEDPRLPI